Proteins encoded together in one Kutzneria kofuensis window:
- a CDS encoding Lrp/AsnC family transcriptional regulator has translation MRNDDRFDQTDLRLLHALAEQPRATAVALAEQTGLSRNTVQARLLRLEQPGVLDTFERRIPPRALGYPLTAFVMMVVTQQRLDEVAAALADVPEVLQVHGISGQPDLFVHVVAQDGDDLYRIAGLMLAIPGVERTSTALVMRELVSYRISPLLDRRSR, from the coding sequence GTGCGCAACGACGACCGCTTCGACCAGACCGACCTGCGCCTGCTGCACGCGCTGGCCGAGCAGCCCCGGGCCACCGCGGTGGCGTTGGCCGAGCAGACCGGGCTGTCCCGCAACACCGTGCAGGCGCGGCTGCTCCGGCTCGAACAGCCCGGCGTGCTGGACACCTTCGAACGCCGCATTCCGCCCCGTGCCCTGGGCTATCCGCTGACGGCGTTCGTGATGATGGTCGTGACCCAGCAGCGACTCGACGAGGTCGCCGCCGCGCTGGCGGACGTGCCCGAGGTGCTGCAGGTGCACGGCATCAGCGGCCAGCCCGATCTGTTCGTGCACGTCGTCGCCCAGGACGGCGACGACCTGTACCGCATCGCCGGCCTGATGCTCGCGATTCCCGGGGTGGAGCGGACCAGCACCGCGCTGGTGATGCGGGAGCTCGTGAGCTACCGGATCAGTCCGCTGCTCGACCGGCGTTCGCGTTGA
- a CDS encoding DUF4436 family protein, translating to MRKVRIVAVGVVIAVLAAGGIVGFQIDTGSRKIDYVVGSEDGNRVELDVTLQRVDVTARELDLRIIPVLHGALADGADDIPAKDIEVETSSLTSGVLRFKAHDRVSLQDVRMGVDDGLVSSYPFDSYAAGIGFYVTAGDQDVPLSLRFRGYDALFTAKADDAEWRTGLLKANVVAGRSFSSSVLAWFLMIAMWALALAVLGAALTIVSKRMGLVWPAMGWMAATLFALVGFRNAAPGSPPIGGLIDYGAFFWAELLTTVSLVYVVVHGIRQARAD from the coding sequence GTGAGGAAGGTTCGGATCGTCGCGGTCGGGGTGGTGATCGCGGTGTTGGCGGCCGGCGGCATCGTCGGGTTCCAGATCGACACCGGCAGTCGCAAGATCGACTACGTCGTCGGCAGCGAGGACGGCAACCGGGTCGAGCTGGACGTGACGCTGCAACGGGTGGACGTCACGGCCCGGGAGCTGGACCTGCGGATCATCCCGGTGCTGCACGGGGCCCTCGCGGACGGCGCCGACGACATTCCCGCCAAGGACATCGAAGTCGAAACCTCGTCGCTGACCAGTGGGGTGCTGCGGTTCAAGGCACACGACCGCGTCTCGCTGCAGGACGTGCGGATGGGCGTCGACGACGGCCTGGTGTCCTCCTACCCGTTCGACAGCTACGCGGCCGGGATCGGCTTCTACGTCACGGCAGGCGACCAGGATGTGCCGCTGTCGCTGCGGTTCCGCGGCTACGACGCGCTGTTCACGGCCAAGGCGGACGACGCCGAGTGGCGCACCGGTCTGCTGAAGGCGAACGTCGTCGCCGGCCGGTCGTTCAGCTCGTCGGTGCTGGCCTGGTTCCTGATGATCGCGATGTGGGCGCTCGCGCTGGCGGTGCTCGGCGCGGCGCTGACCATCGTGTCGAAGCGGATGGGCCTGGTGTGGCCGGCGATGGGCTGGATGGCGGCCACCCTGTTCGCGCTGGTCGGCTTCCGCAACGCCGCGCCCGGCTCGCCGCCGATCGGCGGTCTGATCGACTACGGCGCGTTCTTCTGGGCCGAGCTGCTCACCACCGTGTCGTTGGTTTACGTGGTGGTGCACGGAATCCGGCAGGCGCGGGCCGACTGA
- a CDS encoding alpha/beta fold hydrolase has protein sequence MDLFTRTWGSPAAPAMVLLHGASANGSTWREFAASFADRWHVVAPDQRGHGRSPRADDYSFDLFADDLHGLLDAFGVERAVLVGHSMGGVAAYRYAEKHPTRVAAMVLEEAPPPVPLGLRLPPRPEGELDYDWELRPRIIAELNDPGPDWPRRLAGITTPTLVVAGGERSHLPQHEIAAMAELMPAATLVTIDAGHLVHETRSDEFAAVVAEFLGDTNR, from the coding sequence GTGGATCTGTTCACTCGCACCTGGGGTTCGCCCGCCGCGCCGGCAATGGTCCTGTTGCACGGTGCGTCGGCGAACGGAAGCACCTGGCGGGAGTTCGCCGCAAGCTTCGCTGACCGCTGGCACGTTGTCGCGCCAGATCAGCGTGGTCACGGCCGGAGTCCGCGTGCCGACGACTACTCCTTCGACCTGTTCGCCGATGACCTGCACGGCCTGCTCGACGCGTTCGGTGTCGAGCGGGCCGTGCTCGTCGGGCATTCCATGGGCGGCGTCGCCGCCTACCGTTACGCCGAGAAGCATCCGACGCGGGTGGCCGCGATGGTGTTGGAGGAGGCACCCCCGCCGGTTCCGCTGGGCTTGCGGCTGCCGCCGCGGCCCGAGGGCGAGTTGGACTACGACTGGGAGCTGCGGCCACGGATCATCGCCGAGCTGAACGACCCGGGGCCCGACTGGCCGCGCCGGCTGGCCGGGATCACCACACCGACGCTCGTCGTCGCCGGCGGCGAGCGAAGTCATCTCCCGCAGCACGAGATCGCCGCCATGGCGGAGTTGATGCCGGCCGCCACGCTCGTGACGATCGACGCCGGCCATCTCGTGCACGAGACCCGGTCGGACGAGTTCGCCGCCGTCGTCGCGGAGTTCCTGGGCGACACCAACAGGTGA
- a CDS encoding lipase family protein has protein sequence MLRRVLVPLLALCTALLAVPAVAQADARPPAPAQDPFYTPPSPLPGQPGDLIRQRQVDWYPEPFRVFQAPVHTWLVLYRSTSATGAPNAVSGMVLVPPIPWTGPGPRPVIAYAMGTQGLGDDCAPSYHLRTGTEVEIAFLAQAMLKGYAVALTDYEGLGTPGTHTYAVSRSEGHALLDVARAASKVDGAGISPTAPVGVFGYSQGGQAAAAAGELQPTYAPDVHVVGIAEGGVPADLNEVAAYNDGNIGFSLVAGAAVGYAAAYPELPFADVLNAKGHEVVQKVENSCVVELALADPFDRLDNLTTVPGMIKDPRWQARLAENTLGTHKPSAPVLLYHGTADELIPFHVGQELRERLCALGASVQWQPVPLAGHIVAISTYGTAALNWLGDRFAGKAPTPNC, from the coding sequence ATGCTTCGCCGAGTGCTCGTGCCGCTGCTCGCCCTGTGCACGGCCCTGCTGGCGGTTCCGGCCGTCGCCCAGGCCGATGCCCGCCCGCCGGCGCCCGCCCAGGACCCCTTCTACACGCCGCCGTCGCCGCTGCCCGGCCAGCCCGGCGACCTGATCCGCCAGCGTCAGGTCGACTGGTACCCGGAGCCGTTCCGCGTGTTCCAGGCCCCGGTCCACACCTGGCTGGTGCTCTACCGCTCCACCTCCGCCACCGGCGCGCCCAACGCCGTGTCCGGCATGGTCCTGGTGCCGCCGATCCCGTGGACGGGCCCCGGCCCGCGTCCGGTCATCGCGTACGCGATGGGCACGCAAGGTCTCGGCGACGACTGCGCGCCGTCCTATCACCTGCGCACCGGCACCGAAGTGGAGATCGCCTTCCTCGCGCAGGCGATGCTCAAGGGCTACGCCGTCGCGCTCACCGACTACGAGGGGCTGGGCACGCCGGGCACGCACACCTACGCCGTCTCCCGGTCCGAGGGCCACGCGCTGCTCGACGTCGCCCGCGCGGCGAGCAAGGTCGATGGTGCCGGCATCAGCCCGACGGCACCGGTCGGTGTGTTCGGCTACTCGCAGGGCGGCCAGGCCGCCGCGGCCGCGGGTGAACTGCAGCCGACCTACGCCCCTGACGTGCACGTTGTCGGCATCGCCGAGGGCGGCGTCCCCGCCGACCTGAACGAGGTCGCCGCCTACAACGACGGCAACATCGGCTTCAGTCTCGTCGCCGGTGCCGCGGTCGGCTACGCGGCGGCTTACCCCGAGCTGCCGTTCGCGGACGTGCTCAACGCCAAGGGCCACGAGGTCGTGCAGAAGGTCGAGAACTCCTGCGTCGTCGAACTCGCGCTCGCCGACCCGTTCGACCGCCTCGACAACCTGACCACCGTGCCGGGCATGATCAAGGATCCGCGCTGGCAGGCCCGGCTCGCCGAGAACACCCTCGGCACGCACAAGCCGTCCGCCCCGGTGCTGCTCTATCACGGCACGGCCGACGAGCTGATTCCGTTCCACGTCGGCCAGGAGCTCCGCGAGCGCCTCTGCGCCCTCGGTGCTTCCGTGCAGTGGCAACCCGTTCCGCTCGCCGGCCACATCGTCGCGATCAGCACCTACGGCACCGCCGCGCTGAACTGGCTCGGCGACCGCTTCGCCGGCAAGGCCCCCACGCCGAACTGCTGA
- a CDS encoding TetR/AcrR family transcriptional regulator, translating into MASEQRRAERRQRLLQAALGLFTTVGYRQTKIVQICAEAGVSTRNFYEEFTGKEQVLLTLHDLINSAALDRVSAALQTLASEDVVTRISVLLDAFVASVTADPRLPRLNYVEAVGVSEELERQHQEWVTRWADFIEAEARHAAAHGVAPDRDYRLTAIGLVGAITGLLREWQAHQPPWPVADIAAEIRAIMLAAILR; encoded by the coding sequence GTGGCCTCCGAGCAGCGCCGGGCCGAGCGCCGGCAGCGGCTGCTGCAGGCCGCCCTCGGCTTGTTCACCACCGTCGGCTACCGGCAGACCAAGATCGTCCAGATCTGCGCCGAGGCCGGCGTGTCCACCCGCAACTTCTACGAGGAGTTCACCGGCAAGGAGCAGGTGCTGCTCACCCTGCACGACCTGATCAACTCCGCCGCCCTGGACCGGGTCAGCGCCGCCCTGCAGACCTTGGCGTCAGAGGACGTCGTCACCCGGATCTCCGTGCTGCTCGACGCCTTCGTCGCCAGCGTCACCGCCGATCCCCGGCTGCCGCGGCTGAACTACGTCGAGGCCGTCGGCGTCAGCGAGGAGCTGGAGCGGCAGCACCAGGAGTGGGTCACCCGCTGGGCCGACTTCATCGAGGCCGAGGCCCGGCACGCCGCCGCCCACGGCGTCGCCCCCGACCGGGACTACCGGCTCACCGCCATCGGCCTGGTCGGTGCCATCACCGGCCTGCTCCGCGAATGGCAGGCACACCAACCCCCGTGGCCCGTCGCCGACATCGCCGCCGAGATCCGCGCCATCATGCTCGCCGCCATCCTGCGCTGA
- a CDS encoding TetR/AcrR family transcriptional regulator C-terminal domain-containing protein has protein sequence MVRIYRTDLTRPRGAPLAAGVTRRPNEARAVELILSVFRGAGFDDADAVRCYHSFIDLALGHSALDVAAQSLTPAARRGRPERLAGELPSTVTDTHSNIAATARHLARHMGGSPFGTSPELFPRALAQPISPNMR, from the coding sequence GTGGTCCGGATCTACCGGACCGATCTCACCCGTCCCAGGGGCGCCCCACTGGCCGCCGGCGTCACGCGACGACCTAACGAGGCCCGCGCCGTCGAGCTGATTCTGTCCGTTTTCCGAGGAGCGGGCTTCGACGACGCCGACGCCGTCCGCTGCTACCACTCGTTCATCGACCTGGCTCTCGGTCACTCGGCGCTCGACGTGGCGGCCCAGTCGCTGACGCCCGCGGCCCGCCGAGGCCGACCGGAACGCCTGGCGGGAGAACTACCGTCAACTGTCACCGACACCCACTCGAACATCGCAGCCACCGCCCGCCACCTGGCCCGACACATGGGCGGCAGCCCCTTCGGCACCAGCCCGGAACTGTTCCCCCGCGCGCTCGCGCAACCGATTTCCCCGAACATGAGATGA
- a CDS encoding GTP cyclohydrolase II, translating into MSTSEAEATVRTRVRIPLRFADGFSVTADAVTFHGLADGLEHVALVFGDPTTGTPLVRPHSECLTGDVFGSARCDCGPQLREAVERISVAGGVLLYLRQEGRGIGLYNKLDAYALQDNGLDTYAANAALGLPEDGRDYTAAAQMLAALGVRKIDLLSNNPDKAEQLRGLGVSVRRRVPTGVFATENNLRYLRAKVDHTGHTITLSSLVS; encoded by the coding sequence ATGTCGACGAGCGAGGCCGAGGCAACCGTCCGCACCCGGGTGCGCATCCCGCTCCGCTTCGCCGACGGCTTCTCCGTCACCGCGGACGCGGTCACCTTCCACGGGCTGGCGGACGGTCTCGAGCACGTCGCCCTGGTGTTCGGCGACCCGACCACGGGCACGCCCCTGGTCCGCCCGCACTCCGAGTGCCTGACCGGCGACGTGTTCGGCTCCGCCCGCTGCGACTGCGGCCCCCAGCTGCGCGAGGCCGTCGAGCGTATCTCGGTTGCCGGCGGTGTGCTGCTCTACCTGCGCCAGGAGGGTCGCGGCATCGGCCTGTACAACAAGCTCGACGCGTACGCGCTGCAGGACAACGGCCTGGACACCTACGCCGCGAACGCCGCGCTGGGCCTGCCCGAGGACGGCCGCGACTACACCGCCGCCGCGCAGATGCTGGCCGCCCTGGGCGTGCGCAAGATCGACCTGCTCTCGAACAACCCGGACAAGGCCGAGCAGCTGCGCGGGCTCGGCGTCTCGGTACGCCGCCGCGTGCCGACCGGCGTGTTCGCCACCGAGAACAACCTGCGCTACCTGCGGGCCAAGGTGGACCACACCGGACACACCATCACGCTGTCCAGTCTCGTGAGTTGA
- a CDS encoding RibD family protein yields MKLPYVVLSAAVSIDGYLDDAGVKRLLLSCPEDFDRVDAVRADADAVLVGANTIRRDNPRLIVHSEQRRAQRSARGLPAHPMKVVVTGSGDLDPELAVWGCGGEKLVFTVDSAAEKVRDRLGSLAEVVSTGPVFDWHTVLARLGERGVERLMVEGGGTVHTQLVALNLADELHIAVAPLVVGQADAPRFLRPANYPGGPTARMKLLGCTQVGDVVLLRYSPKDLTCCQ; encoded by the coding sequence ATGAAACTGCCGTATGTCGTGCTGTCGGCGGCCGTGAGCATCGACGGCTACCTCGACGACGCCGGTGTGAAGCGCCTCCTGCTGTCCTGTCCGGAGGACTTCGACCGGGTCGACGCGGTCCGGGCGGACGCCGACGCGGTTCTGGTCGGCGCCAACACGATTCGCCGTGACAATCCGCGGTTGATCGTGCACTCGGAGCAGCGGCGGGCCCAGCGGTCGGCCCGTGGCCTGCCCGCGCACCCGATGAAGGTGGTCGTCACGGGCTCCGGCGACCTCGATCCCGAGCTCGCCGTGTGGGGCTGCGGCGGCGAGAAGCTCGTGTTCACGGTGGACTCCGCCGCCGAGAAGGTGCGGGACCGGCTGGGTTCGCTGGCCGAGGTCGTCAGCACCGGACCGGTGTTCGACTGGCACACCGTGCTGGCGCGGCTGGGCGAACGCGGCGTCGAACGGCTGATGGTCGAGGGCGGCGGCACCGTCCACACCCAGCTGGTGGCGTTGAACCTGGCCGACGAGCTGCACATCGCCGTGGCGCCGCTGGTGGTCGGGCAGGCCGACGCGCCGCGGTTCCTGCGCCCCGCCAACTACCCGGGCGGCCCCACCGCCCGGATGAAACTCCTCGGCTGCACCCAGGTCGGCGACGTCGTGCTGCTGCGATACTCGCCGAAGGACCTGACCTGTTGCCAGTAG
- a CDS encoding acetylxylan esterase: MPLFDLSEPELAEHRVTATEPDGLDAWWADRIAGARASAEPVSLVRHEELAYGPMPVWDVEFSGDGGDRIKGWYLRPAGSDGQRLPIVVRYIGYGGGRGLPLDHTLWAAAGYAVLVMDTRGQGARWSIGATGDPGRSPAGPEFPGVMSRGIASPETYYYTRLFVDAVRAVDVASELDGVDPARIAVSGGSQGGGLAIAAAALSGDRVRVCHADIPFLCDFHRAIRISPKSPYTEISDFLAQHVDLVPAALETLRYVDCALLARRITATTLFSVGLMDMVCPPSTVYAAYNEITAPKEITVSPFGVHDVPRGHIERQLRHLREHLG; the protein is encoded by the coding sequence ATGCCCCTGTTCGACCTCTCGGAACCGGAGCTGGCCGAGCACAGGGTGACCGCGACCGAGCCGGACGGCCTGGACGCGTGGTGGGCGGACCGGATCGCCGGCGCGCGGGCGTCGGCGGAGCCGGTTTCGCTGGTGCGGCACGAGGAGTTGGCGTACGGGCCGATGCCGGTGTGGGACGTCGAGTTCTCCGGCGACGGCGGTGACCGGATCAAGGGCTGGTACCTGCGGCCGGCCGGCTCGGACGGCCAGCGGTTGCCGATCGTCGTGCGGTACATCGGGTACGGCGGCGGGCGTGGCCTGCCGCTGGACCACACCCTGTGGGCCGCCGCCGGTTATGCCGTGCTCGTGATGGACACTCGCGGGCAGGGCGCCCGGTGGTCGATCGGCGCGACCGGCGACCCGGGGCGGTCGCCGGCCGGCCCGGAGTTTCCCGGCGTGATGAGCCGGGGCATCGCCAGCCCGGAGACGTACTACTACACCAGGCTTTTCGTGGACGCGGTGCGAGCCGTCGACGTCGCGTCCGAACTGGACGGTGTGGATCCGGCGCGGATCGCGGTCAGCGGCGGGAGCCAGGGCGGCGGGCTGGCCATCGCGGCGGCGGCCCTGTCGGGCGACCGGGTTCGGGTGTGTCACGCGGACATCCCGTTCCTGTGCGACTTCCACCGGGCGATCCGGATCTCGCCGAAGTCGCCGTACACCGAGATCAGCGACTTCCTCGCACAGCACGTGGATCTGGTGCCGGCGGCGCTGGAAACCCTGCGGTACGTGGACTGCGCCCTGCTGGCCCGGCGCATCACCGCCACCACCCTGTTCAGCGTGGGGCTGATGGACATGGTGTGCCCGCCGTCCACGGTTTACGCCGCGTACAACGAGATCACGGCGCCCAAGGAGATCACGGTGTCCCCGTTCGGCGTGCATGACGTGCCGCGTGGGCACATCGAGCGGCAGCTACGACACCTCCGCGAGCACCTCGGCTGA
- a CDS encoding DUF998 domain-containing protein, whose protein sequence is MTSAEKRAAVGGFLWIVAMVQYFVAQIAVAAHWRTPYSWRDNYISDLGNTDCGAFLATYVCSPLAGVMNASFIVAGLLTVAGVGLLRSVWPDTNTATVGVLLWILAGAGKVLVGVAPANENLPLHQIGTVNLPLGSVAILLLALATRHTRIGMFGIVAAVFGLLGTAMSIFAPELLGVGGAERLAGYPGDIWLFVVGAAALLPRRESAEVLAEVS, encoded by the coding sequence ATGACGAGTGCCGAGAAGCGCGCAGCGGTCGGTGGATTCCTCTGGATCGTGGCGATGGTGCAGTACTTCGTCGCGCAGATCGCCGTCGCCGCCCACTGGCGAACGCCCTACAGCTGGCGGGACAACTACATCAGCGACCTGGGCAACACGGACTGCGGCGCTTTCCTGGCGACCTACGTCTGCTCGCCGCTGGCGGGCGTGATGAACGCGTCGTTCATCGTCGCCGGGCTGTTGACGGTCGCGGGCGTGGGGCTGCTGCGTTCGGTGTGGCCGGACACGAACACGGCCACGGTCGGTGTGCTGCTGTGGATTCTCGCCGGAGCGGGCAAGGTGCTGGTCGGGGTGGCGCCGGCGAACGAGAACCTCCCGCTGCACCAGATCGGCACGGTCAACCTGCCGCTGGGCAGCGTCGCGATCCTGTTGCTGGCACTGGCGACCCGGCACACGAGGATCGGCATGTTCGGCATCGTCGCGGCGGTGTTCGGGTTGCTCGGCACCGCCATGTCGATCTTCGCGCCGGAGCTGCTGGGGGTCGGCGGCGCCGAACGACTGGCCGGATATCCCGGTGACATCTGGCTTTTTGTCGTCGGCGCCGCCGCACTGCTGCCCAGGCGCGAATCAGCCGAGGTGCTCGCGGAGGTGTCGTAG
- a CDS encoding LysE family translocator: MPTLSTILLFVAATMALLVFPGPAVLYIVTRSVSQGRAAGLVSVLGVHTGTIFFVLATSFGLSALLEASETAFQVVKYLGVAYLVWLGVQKLWLSRGNEDDAAEPPRASLRRIFTQGVIVNLLNPKTLIFFAAFLPQFVDPALGSVTFQLVFFGVGFILLGIVSDGTYALLSSAIAGRLRRTARARRRLDRSSGVVYLLLGAFAATVRQA, from the coding sequence ATGCCGACCCTGTCCACCATCCTGCTCTTCGTCGCCGCCACCATGGCGCTGCTGGTGTTCCCCGGCCCGGCGGTCCTGTACATCGTCACCCGCTCCGTCTCGCAGGGCCGCGCGGCCGGCCTGGTCTCGGTGCTGGGCGTCCACACCGGCACGATCTTCTTCGTGCTGGCGACGTCGTTCGGGCTCTCGGCGCTGCTCGAAGCCTCCGAGACGGCGTTCCAGGTGGTGAAGTACCTGGGCGTGGCGTACCTGGTATGGCTGGGGGTGCAGAAGCTGTGGCTGTCCCGCGGCAACGAGGACGACGCCGCGGAACCGCCGAGGGCGTCGCTGCGGAGGATCTTCACGCAGGGAGTGATCGTCAACCTGCTCAACCCGAAGACGCTGATCTTCTTCGCCGCCTTCCTGCCGCAGTTCGTGGACCCGGCGCTGGGGTCGGTGACGTTCCAACTCGTCTTCTTCGGTGTCGGCTTCATCCTCCTCGGCATCGTCAGCGACGGGACGTACGCGCTGCTGTCGAGCGCGATCGCCGGCCGGCTGCGGAGGACGGCGAGGGCCCGACGCCGGTTGGACCGGTCCAGCGGCGTGGTGTACCTGCTGCTCGGGGCGTTCGCGGCGACGGTCCGCCAGGCCTGA
- a CDS encoding MFS transporter, whose translation MSWSRPGGLWGYSILWAGQILSVSAARMVNFGFGVWLFLQTHSAWDLSLMTGAAFVATMLCSPFAGAAIDRLPRRLTIAVGDAGTVVVLGSLLVLFAVDGVQAWELFLANTLIGVLVAFEVPAYSATISLMVAKEDLSRANAMRTIADSVQNVVAPTLGAIALQCLGIDVVVLIAVLAGAVAVFAVFLVHIPQPDRTAACATGWWHGAVVGFRYIAARPGLVGLQLTFFVVSMLSVMGWQVLTPMVLLRSGNDELAAGLVQTVGAFGGVVGGVVMLLRPPPVRPVRSVLLAVLAYYSLGRIVLGMGDDMFWWAASWFCSWVCMPFLRGNLDAIWQVKVDPAMQGRVFGARQVVDNLALPLALAVVGPLADKVLEPGMQPGGTLLRVFGSVVPGGPGGGMALVFFATGVLGVVVGLCGFFVRVVRDVDTDLPDHDALPELVTTASHA comes from the coding sequence GTGAGTTGGAGCCGTCCCGGCGGTCTGTGGGGCTACTCGATCCTGTGGGCCGGGCAGATCCTGTCGGTCAGCGCCGCGCGGATGGTCAACTTCGGTTTCGGCGTCTGGCTGTTCCTGCAGACGCACAGCGCGTGGGACCTGTCGCTGATGACCGGCGCCGCGTTCGTGGCCACGATGCTGTGCAGCCCGTTCGCCGGCGCGGCGATCGACCGGCTGCCGCGCCGGCTGACCATCGCCGTCGGCGACGCCGGGACCGTCGTGGTACTGGGCTCCCTGCTCGTGCTGTTCGCCGTGGACGGTGTGCAGGCGTGGGAGCTGTTCCTGGCCAACACGCTCATCGGCGTGCTGGTGGCGTTCGAGGTGCCGGCCTACTCGGCGACCATCTCCCTGATGGTGGCCAAGGAGGACCTGTCCCGGGCCAACGCCATGCGAACGATTGCCGACTCGGTGCAGAACGTCGTCGCCCCCACCCTCGGCGCCATCGCCCTGCAGTGCCTGGGCATCGACGTCGTGGTGCTGATCGCCGTGCTCGCCGGCGCCGTCGCGGTCTTCGCCGTTTTCCTGGTCCACATCCCGCAGCCCGACCGCACCGCCGCGTGCGCCACCGGCTGGTGGCACGGCGCCGTGGTGGGATTCCGCTACATCGCCGCCCGTCCCGGACTGGTCGGGCTGCAGCTGACGTTCTTCGTCGTCAGCATGCTGTCCGTGATGGGCTGGCAGGTGCTCACGCCCATGGTCCTCTTACGCAGCGGCAACGACGAACTCGCCGCCGGCCTGGTGCAGACCGTCGGCGCCTTCGGCGGAGTCGTCGGCGGCGTCGTGATGCTGTTACGGCCCCCGCCCGTGCGTCCCGTTAGGTCGGTCCTGTTGGCCGTGCTGGCCTACTACTCGCTGGGGCGGATCGTGCTCGGCATGGGCGACGACATGTTCTGGTGGGCCGCCAGCTGGTTCTGCTCGTGGGTGTGCATGCCCTTCCTGCGAGGGAACCTCGACGCCATCTGGCAGGTCAAGGTCGACCCCGCCATGCAGGGCCGGGTCTTCGGAGCCCGCCAGGTCGTCGACAACCTGGCGTTACCCCTCGCCTTGGCCGTCGTCGGTCCGCTGGCCGACAAGGTCCTCGAACCCGGCATGCAACCCGGCGGCACACTGCTGCGGGTCTTCGGTTCCGTCGTTCCCGGCGGGCCCGGCGGCGGCATGGCCCTGGTGTTCTTCGCGACCGGCGTGCTGGGCGTGGTCGTCGGCCTCTGCGGCTTCTTCGTGCGAGTGGTCCGCGACGTCGACACCGACCTCCCCGACCACGACGCCCTCCCCGAACTCGTGACCACCGCAAGCCACGCCTAG
- a CDS encoding VWA domain-containing protein, with protein sequence MSLSGFADPLWLLLIGVVAVLAVGYLITQRLRRRDTKRFTNLELLERVAPRRPGWQRHIPPAMLAVGLILLSIALAGPTAEQKVPRNRATVMLVVDVSLSMNSKDIPPSRLAAAQQAAKSFADQLTPGVNLGLIEFAGSATTLVSPTTDRTQVKAGIDALKPAEGTATGDAIAAAVQAIQSFGKLITGADGPPPARIVLLSDGRENTPADPNAQRGAYTQARAAKQAQMPISGIYFGTKGGTADVEGQQEDVPGDQQAMQQIAQLSGGDAYDAESAGQLQNVYSTLASQIGYETKQVDASQPWLALGTLISLLSVAASVLITQRIS encoded by the coding sequence ATGAGCTTGTCCGGGTTCGCGGACCCGCTCTGGTTGCTGCTCATCGGCGTGGTGGCCGTCCTGGCGGTCGGCTATCTCATCACGCAGCGGTTGCGCCGTCGGGACACCAAGCGCTTCACCAACCTCGAACTGCTGGAACGGGTCGCCCCGCGGCGTCCGGGCTGGCAGCGGCACATTCCGCCGGCGATGCTCGCGGTCGGCCTGATCCTGCTGAGCATCGCTCTGGCGGGTCCGACCGCCGAGCAGAAGGTGCCGCGCAACCGGGCGACCGTGATGCTGGTCGTGGACGTGTCGCTGTCGATGAACTCCAAGGACATTCCGCCGTCCCGGCTGGCCGCCGCTCAGCAGGCCGCGAAGTCGTTCGCCGACCAGTTGACGCCCGGCGTCAACCTGGGGCTGATCGAGTTCGCCGGCTCCGCGACGACGCTGGTGTCGCCGACCACGGACCGTACGCAGGTCAAGGCCGGCATCGACGCGCTGAAGCCGGCCGAGGGCACCGCCACCGGTGATGCCATCGCCGCGGCCGTGCAGGCGATCCAGTCCTTCGGCAAGCTGATCACCGGCGCGGACGGGCCGCCGCCCGCGCGCATCGTGCTGCTGTCCGACGGCCGGGAGAACACCCCCGCCGACCCGAACGCCCAGCGCGGCGCGTACACCCAGGCCAGGGCGGCCAAGCAGGCGCAGATGCCGATCTCCGGCATCTACTTCGGCACCAAGGGCGGCACCGCCGACGTGGAGGGGCAGCAGGAGGACGTGCCCGGTGACCAGCAGGCGATGCAGCAGATCGCGCAGCTGTCCGGCGGGGACGCCTACGACGCCGAGAGCGCCGGGCAGCTGCAGAACGTCTACAGCACGCTGGCGTCGCAGATCGGGTACGAGACCAAGCAGGTCGACGCCAGCCAGCCGTGGCTGGCGCTGGGCACGCTGATCTCGCTGTTGTCGGTCGCCGCGTCGGTGTTGATCACCCAGCGGATCTCCTGA